The following proteins are encoded in a genomic region of Dyadobacter sp. UC 10:
- a CDS encoding ribonuclease inhibitor has product MRSQVPEEIIIDGNAIHDIGSFYDEINRVFMAGENWTIGNSLDALNDLFYGGYGVLKNTEYASVLWYSIEKSRSVLGYETTKAYYLEKLKPGSPFNKNVFTEKLSDLESGTGETYFDIIISIIAAHPNISLKTSNASAHEMPARSPD; this is encoded by the coding sequence ATGAGAAGCCAGGTACCCGAAGAAATCATTATTGACGGAAATGCAATTCATGATATCGGTTCTTTTTATGACGAGATCAACCGGGTATTCATGGCTGGTGAAAACTGGACGATCGGGAACAGCCTCGATGCATTAAACGATCTTTTTTACGGTGGGTACGGTGTCTTAAAAAACACTGAATATGCATCGGTACTATGGTATAGTATCGAAAAAAGCAGGAGTGTATTGGGCTACGAAACAACCAAAGCTTATTACCTGGAAAAGCTCAAACCCGGCTCTCCATTTAATAAGAACGTGTTTACAGAAAAGCTTTCAGACCTTGAAAGCGGGACAGGGGAAACTTATTTTGACATCATTATTTCGATTATAGCCGCGCACCCGAATATATCTCTCAAAACTTCGAACGCCTCCGCACATGAAATGCCTGCTCGCAGCCCTGATTAA